Proteins from one Penicillium digitatum chromosome 2, complete sequence genomic window:
- a CDS encoding Mitochondrial escape protein 2, producing the protein MIRCTSSIQSGHISVGENQGIIYVNNIFPHRLQWLLRGPLSHIQPLEGFLARANNPELAAADPTRIVRRAFPKELDLEIKEVVTRYKEGGAFVKYALKSDISNDTIRYAIKEHLKTNPIKPWFNPVLKVDADLVRGTPWIEDLYRIPSQTLKVEFLPTSPDSSAVELTQESLYSMFRPYGKLLDIQTQSSDSKVEPRYAILRFERPRFAVMARNCMHGFVVSDESGGGKSGTRFKINYERKIKLFMIKDWILNHPRLVIPAIAALIATITVIVFDPIRTFFITLKIKSSFQSEENPVLQWVRKQASKASMFSFGKRKSDPRGLAAIWEDRQAEIGQLRAWLTETAETFIVIHGPRGSGKRELVLEQALKEHKYKVIIDCKQIQDARGDTSKISRAAAQVGYRPIFSWMNSISSFIDLAAQGMIGTKAGFSETLDAQLSKIWQNTGVAMKRVALEGRRKEDKDFNMSEDEYLEAHPEVRPVVVIDNFLYDADDRVVLDKLTEWAAGLTSANIAHVIFLTTDPSFAKPLSKALPNQVFRTIALGDCSLEVGRRFVLSHLDTEAGDSDDEQNARRKETLRGLDYCIKMLGGRVTDLEFMAHRIEAGETPEAAVDRIIEQSASEILKIFILGTESITPQWTREQAWHLIKSIAHSRDGSLLYNKVLLDDIFKDNGEATLRALEQAELVSIGTDKGFPRYIKAGKPVYRAAFQRLVANKTLQGRLDLLILSQLIGNENSSIMKYEEELQVIGSLPKHPWELTSRIEWLLRKVHGSQSKILKYEGESAALSKGLQKEN; encoded by the exons ATGATACGATGCACATCTTCTATCCAGTCGGGACATATCTCGGTAGGAGAAAACCAAGGGATTATCTATGTGAATA ACATATTTCCGCACCGACTACAATGGCTGCTGCGAGGACCCCTCAGCCATATTCAGCCTCTCGAGGGATTTTTGGCACGAGCCAACAATCCAGAACTAGCGGCGGCTGACCCGACTCGTATAGTTCGACGCGCTTTTCCCAAAGAACTAGATCTGGAGATCAAAGAGGTCGTGACAAGGTACAAAGAGGGAGGCGCATTCGTGAAGTATGCGCTCAAGTCGGACATTAGCAACGATACTATCCGATATGCAATCAAGGAGCATCTTAAAACTAATCCTATTAAGCCCTGGTTTAATCCGGTCTTGAAAGTTGATGCGGACCTTGTTCGCGGAACGCCGTGGATCGAAGACCTCTATCGAATCCCAAGCCAGACCCTAAAGGTGGAATTTTTGCCAACATCCCCTGATAGCTCAGCGGTCGAATTAACTCAAGAGTCCCTATACTCAATGTTTCGACCTTACGGCAAACTTCTGGACATTCAGACACAGTCATCAGATTCGAAGGTCGAACCACGATATGCGATTTTGCGATTCGAGCGTCCTCGGTTCGCCGTGATGGCAAGAAACTGCATGCATGGATTTGTTGTTTCTGATGAATCAGGGGGTGGCAAGTCCGGTACAAGGTTCAAGATCAATTACGAGCGCAAGATCAAGCTGTTTATGATCAAGGATTGGATTTTGAACCACCCGAGACTGGTGATCCCCGCTATAGCTGCCCTGATAGCCACAATCACCGTCATCGTCTTCGATCCAATTCGTACATTCTTCATCACGCTCAAAATCAAGTCGTCATTCCAGAGTGAAGAGAATCCAGTTCTCCAGTGGGTTCGCAAACAAGCCAGCAAAGCGAGTATGTTCTCGTTTGGAAAACGAAAGTCGGACCCGCGAGGTCTAGCGGCTATCTGGGAAGACCGACAAGCAGAGATTGGACAACTGCGGGCCTGGCTAACCGAGACCGCAGAGACATTCATTGTTATCCATGGTCCTCGGGGCTCAGGCAAGCGCGAGCTGGTTTTGGAACAAGCTCTGAAAGAGCACAAGTATAAGGTCATCATTGACTGCAAGCAAATTCAAGATGCTCGGGGTGATACATCCAAGATTTCACGAGCCGCGGCTCAGGTCGGCTATCGACCGATCTTCTCTTGGATGAACAGCATCAGCAGCTTCATTGATCTTGCTGCACAGGGGATGATTGGCACCAAGGCTGGCTTCTCCGAGACGCTAGATGCGCAGTTGAGCAAAATCTGGCAGAATACTGGTGTTGCTATGAAACGAGTCGCCTTGGAAGGTAGACGAAAGGAGGACAAGGATTTCAACATGTCCGAAGATGAATACTTGGAGGCTCATCCCGAGGTGAGACCTGTCGTTGTAATTGACAATTTCCTCTATGACGCGGATGACCGTGTCGTTCTCGACAAACTTACTGAATGGGCGGCTGGTCTGACATCTGCAAACATTGCCCATGTCATCTTTTTGACGACTGATCCTTCTTTTGCAAAGCCACTGAGTAAAGCCCTGCCTAATCAGGTTTTCCGCACAATTGCCTTGGGTGACTGCTCGCTCGAAGTTGGTCGTCGTTTCGTATTGAGCCATTTAGATACAGAAGCAGGCGATAGCGACGATGAACAGAATGCAAGGCGCAAAGAGACGCTTCGTGGCTTAGATTATTGTATCAAGATGCTGGGTGGTCGAGTTACTGACCTGGAGTTCATGGCCCATCGCATTGAGGCCGGGGAGACCCCTGAAG CTGCCGTGGACCGTATCATTGAGCAGTCAGCGTCTGAAATTCTAAaaatcttcatcctcggaaCAGAGTCGATTACACCTCAATGGACCCGTGAACAGGCGTGGCATCTGATCAAGTCTATTGCCCACTCTAGGGATGGAAGCTTATTGTACAACAAAGTCCTCCTCGACGATATCTTCAAGGACAACGGCGAGGCCACTCTCCGGGCACTCGAGCAAGCAGAGCTCGTATCCATCGGAACCGACAAAGGATTCCCGCGATATATCAAGGCGGGAAAACCCGTGTATCGTGCTGCTTTCCAACGTCTGGTTGCGAACAAGACCCTGCAGGGCCGTCTTGATTTGTTAATTCTCTCCCAGCTTATCGGCAATGAGAATTCAAGTATCATGAAGTATGAGGAGGAGCTGCAGGTCATTGGCTCGCTTCCAAAACATCCCTGGGAGCTAACTTCACGAATTGAGTGGCTTCTGCGCAAAGTTCACGGATCGCAGTCGAAGATTCTCAAGTATGAGGGTGAAAGTGCGGCCTTGTCCAAGGGTTTACAGAAGGAGAATTGA
- a CDS encoding EF-Hand 1, calcium-binding site: protein MSNEAHKTSEAASNFNPNGFVTDREVGGQRRSIRHYNNGRISRRGSSVEGSIRIKMHGHSKVTGGRARPPTFHFRCLSGRSTPAVASGPSDNANITAEMAKLTVDHPTSPKIEGLSKKLNLDADPGTETVTLRKVTPSSTASMASSTCSFGSNSSVNARIAEIEDRVRKHVKTRLQFVKEEDGE, encoded by the coding sequence ATGAGCAACGAAGCCCACAAGACATCCGAGGCCGCTAGCAATTTCAACCCAAACGGCTTCGTCACTGACCGCGAGGTCGGCGGCCAGCGACGTTCCATCCGCCACTATAACAATGGACGAATATCAAGGCGCGGTAGTAGTGTTGAAGGTAGCATCCGAATAAAGATGCACGGGCACTCCAAAGTGACCGGAGGTCGCGCCAGGCCTCCCACCTTCCACTTCAGATGCCTAAGCGGCCGGTCTACTCCAGCTGTTGCATCCGGTCCATCTGATAACGCTAATATCACTGCTGAGATGGCCAAGCTTACCGTTGACCATCCCACTAGCCCTAAGATAGAAGGACTCAGCAAGAAGTTGAACCTCGATGCCGATCCGGGGACCGAGACTGTGACTCTGCGAAAAGTCACTCCCTCGTCTACGGCTAGTATGGCCTCCTCTACTTGCAGCTTCGGTAGCAATAGCTCTGTCAATGCTAGGATAGCGGAAATAGAAGATCGAGTAAGAAAGCATGTCAAGACACGGCTTCAGTTTGTAAaggaggaagatggagaGTAG
- a CDS encoding HOOK family protein, which translates to MGWLWGSSTKDASKDTPSTIPTVPAKQNAPPKTLTPDEQADLEFNQILADLRAEDASLSKRPGLTADGNPSSEPQTPSSPISPESLYQDTMSCRNAFDYAFFCQSFGGQFVNVYRYGELRSCSDHWDNLWLCMKTRTWPEDLRRREIRDHNRKKAIKYKTGPSSEDVWDVRLDPAKDSFKGDFATMWQEMKAEAEAAKHQAEQAAS; encoded by the coding sequence ATGGGCTGGCTGTGGGGATCAAGCACCAAGGATGCTTCCAAGGATACTCCTTCTACAATTCCTACGGTACCAGCAAAACAGAATGCACCACCGAAGACCTTGACCCCCGACGAACAAGCCGACTTGGAATTCAACCAAATCCTGGCAGATCTTAGAGCTGAGGATGCCTCGCTCTCAAAACGACCAGGGCTGACTGCTGATGGAAATCCTTCGTCAGAACCCCAAACACCTTCATCCCCTATCTCTCCTGAGTCCCTCTACCAAGATACCATGTCCTGCCGCAATGCCTTCGATTATGCCTTCTTCTGTCAGTCTTTCGGAGGTCAATTTGTGAACGTTTATCGATATGGAGAACTACGGTCATGCAGCGATCACTGGGATAATTTATGGCTGTGCATGAAGACACGAACTTGGCCGGAAGATTTGCGCAGGAGAGAGATCCGAGACCACAACCGGAAGAAAGCGATTAAGTACAAGACAGGCCCCAGCAGTGAGGATGTCTGGGACGTGCGGTTAGACCCGGCAAAAGACTCTTTCAAGGGCGATTTTGCCACAATGTGGCAGGAGATGAAGGCTGAAGCTGAAGCGGCGAAACACCAGGCGGAACAGGCAGCTTCATGA
- a CDS encoding Glutamate synthase Glt1, putative — MGLNLEELYGKDISEEQAPPEYSQYQPKKGYGWANALPERQGLYDPEYEKDACGVGFAAHIKGKPSHKIVSDARNLLCNMTHRGAVGSDARDGDGAGVMTSIPHKFFVKNFAREVGVDLPPLGQYAVGNLFFKPDEEALKQSIADFEELATTLGLRVLGWREVPRDSTILGPAALSREPVIMQPFVVLKSAYGEGNRPEITDSEKFDERTFELRLFILRKRATHVIGLGNWFYLCSLSNRNIVYKGQLSPVQVYTYYHDLVNVDYEGHFALVHSRFSTNTFPSWNRAQPLRWAAHNGEINTLRGNKNWMRAREGVLQSEVFGEELDKLYPIVEDGGSDSAAFDNVLELLMINGVLSLPEAVMIMIPEAWQDNPAMDPAKSAFYEWAACQMEPWDGPALFTFSDGRYCGANLDRNGLRPCRFYVMDDDRIVCASEVGAIDIDPERVVQKGRLQPGKMLLVDTVAGRIIDDAELKQTVARRQDFAGWLDKGLLKLPAIEQILLDSNVDLSFALDNNTIQNDPRLRVFGYSFEQVSLILGPMAADSKEALGSMGNDAPLACIAQQPRLLYEYFRQLFAQVTNPPIDPIREAVVMSLECYVGPQGNLLAMDPSQCHRLRLPSPILSIPEFNALKNVNVVHKDWTVRTIDITFEKRKGTAGYIEALDSICDGATEAIQNGDKVIILSDRATSADRVPVSALLATGLVHHHLVRNKWRSLAALAVETAEAREVHHHCVLLGYGADAINPYLALECILKMNREKLIRKDIPDEKVVQNYKSSCDGGILKVMSKMGISTLQSYKGAQIFEALGVDDSVIDRCFSGTASRIRGITFDLIAQDAFAFHERGYPSRPIVEVPGLPESGEYHWRDGGEAHINDPTSIANVQDAVRTKNDKSYEAYAKSAHEQIKNCTLRGMLDFDFDQRTPIPIDQVEPWTEIVRRFVTGAMSYGSISMESHSTIAIAMNRLGGKSNTGEGGEDAERSKRMENGDTMRSAIKQIASGRFGVTSNYLADADELQIKMAQGAKPGEGGELPGHKVVGPIARTRFSTPGVGLISPPPHHDIYSIEDLKQLIYDLKCSNPRARVSVKLVSEVGVGIVASGVAKAKADHILISGHDGGTGASRWTGIKYAGLPWELGLAETHQTLVLNDLRGRVVVQTDGQIRTGRDLAIACLLGAEEYGFATTPLIALGCIMMRKCHLNTCPVGIATQDPELRQKFKGTPEHVINFFYYVANEMRAIMARLGVRSVNEMVGRAELLKVRDDIRNVKQERIDLSLILTPAHSLRPGVATYNVRKQDHRLHTRLDNKLIAESELALEKGLPCRIECDVVNTDRALGATLSYQISRRYGEAGLPQDTIHANIKGSAGQSFGAFLAPGVTLELEGDANDYVGKGLSGGRLIVYPPRGAAFKAEENVIVGNTCLYGATRGTCYFRGMAAERFAVRNSGATVVVEGVGDHGCEYMTGGRVLNLGPTGRNFAAGMSGGIAYVLDKNQDFHSKVNLEMVEISSIEDPSEIAFVRGLVEDHHHYTGSELAARILLDFTRALPHFVKVLPTDYKRVMEEEAAKAEAAKKAEFALPRLPSTPVRTEKAKVDDSKKTDLLDIEDSISDSKTEKKRSALILDKTRGFMKYSRRSEKYRNATTRTRDWGEISHRLSEDELKYQSARCMDCGVPFCQSDTGCPISNIIPKWNELVFQCQWQEALNRLLMTNNFPEFTGRVCPAPCEGSCVLGINEDPVGIKSIECAIIDRGFEMGWMVPRPPKTRSGKTIAIIGSGPAGLAAADQLNRAGHSVTVYERADRMGGLLMYGIPNMKLDKKVVQRRIDLMAAEGIKFVASTAVGPDCEVSLQSLRATNDAVIVATGATVARDLKVAGRELDGVHFAMQFLHKNTKSLLDSGLADGEYISAKDKHVVVIGGGDTGNDCIGTSVRHGAKSVTNFELLPQPPPERARDNPWPQWPRIYRVDYGHTEVKTHMGKDPREYCVMSTEFVDDGNNCVKGINTVRVEWTKSTTGGWDMKTVEGSEQFFPADLVLLSMGFLGPEDRVLGEEIELDPRKNIKTPPGHYSTNIPGVYAAGDCRRGQSLIVWGINEGRQCAREVDTFLSGTSSQLPVTGGIVRRPAIDSVPQPSKVAA; from the exons ATGGGTCTTAACTTGGAAGAGCTCTATGGCAAAGATATAAGTGAAGAACAGGCCCCTCCAGAGTATTCTCAGTATCAACCTAAAAAGGGTTATGGCTGGGCCAATGCTCTGCCAGAGCGGCAAGGTCTGTACGACCCCGAATATGAGAAGGATGCCTGCGGTGTAGGCTTTGCAGC TCACATCAAGGGAAAGCCCAGCCACAAGATTGTCAGTGATG CTCGCAATCTGCTGTGCAACATGACCCACAGAGGAGCCGTTGGCTCTGATGCACGGGATGGAGACGGTGCTGGTGTGATGACTAGTATTCCACACAAGTTCTTCGTTAAGAACTTCGCCCGTGAGGTGGGTGTGGATCTTCCCCCATTGGGACAATATGCTGTCGGCAACTTGTTCTTTAAGCCAGATGAGGAGGCACTTAAGCAGTCCATTGCGGATTTTGAGGAATTAGCCACGACACTTGGCTTGCGCGTTCTTGGGTGGCGCGAAGTGCCCCGAGATTCAACCATTCTTGGTCCTGCCGCACTATCTCGAGAGCCCGTTATCATGCAGCCATTCGTGGTTTTGAAATCGGCTTATGGTGAAGGTAACAGGCCGGAGATCACTGACTCTGAAAAGTTCGACGAGAGAACTTTTGAGCTTCGGCTGTTCATTCTACGAAAGCGTGCCACTCATGTCATCGGTCTTGGAAACTGGTTCTACCTCTGCTCTCTTAGCAACCGGAACATCGTCTACAAGGGCCAACTCTCCCCCGTTCAAGTATACACATACTACCACGATTTAGTGAACGTAGACTACGAGGGTCACTTTGCCCTAGTGCACTCTCGGTTCTCCACAAACACATTCCCATCTTGGAATCGTGCTCAACCCCTTCGATGGGCTGCCCACAACGGTGAGATCAACACCCTGCGAGGAAATAAAAATTGGATGCGCGCACGAGAAGGTGTCCTGCAGTCAGAGGTCTTTGGTGAGGAGCTTGACAAGCTTTACCCCATTGTTGAGGATGGTGGTTCCGACTCAGCTGCATTCGATAACGTGCTGGAACTACTCATGATCAACGGCGTTCTGTCTCTTCCCGAGGCTGTGATGATCATGATTCCCGAGGCCTGGCAGGACAACCCAGCCATGGATCCAGCCAAGTCCGCTTTCTACGAGTGGGCTGCGTGTCAGATGGAACCTTGGGATGGCCCAGCTCTTTTCACTTTCTCCGATGGACGCTACTGCGGTGCTAATCTTGACCGTAATGGTCTCCGTCCCTGTCGTTTTTACGTAATGGATGATGACCGCATCGTCTGTGCTTCTGAGGTCGGCGCTATTGATATTGATCCCGAGAGGGTCGTTCAAAAGGGCCGCTTGCAACCTGGAAAGATGCTGTTGGTTGACACTGTAGCTGGCCGGATCATTGATGACGCTGAGCTCAAGCAGACTGTTGCCCGCCGCCAGGACTTTGCCGGCTGGCTAGACAAGGGGCTTCTGAAGCTCCCTGCTATCGAACAGATCCTACTTGATTCCAACGTCGATCTTTCTTTTGCCTTGGACAACAACACCATTCAGAACGATCCCCGTCTCCGAGTATTCGGGTACTCTTTTGAACAAGTCAGCTTGATTCTTGGCCCTATGGCCGCAGACTCCAAGGAAGCTTTAGGTTCTATGGGTAACGACGCACCTCTCGCTTGTATTGCCCAACAGCCTCGCCTACTCTACGAGTACTTCCGCCAGCTCTTTGCTCAGGTTACCAACCCTCCCATTGACCCTATCAGAGAGGCCGTGGTCATGTCCCTCGAATGTTACGTCGGTCCTCAGGGAAACCTGCTGGCAATGGACCCTTCTCAATGTCATCGCCTGCGTCTGCCCTCTCCAATTCTCAGCATCCCTGAGTTCAATGCTTTGAAGAATGTCAACGTAGTTCACAAGGATTGGACTGTGCGGACCATCGATATCACATTCGAGAAGAGAAAGGGCACCGCCGGTTATATTGAAGCGCTCGATTCCATCTGCGATGGTGCCACTGAAGCTATCCAGAATGGCGACAAGGTCATCATTCTCTCCGACCGTGCTACATCCGCCGACCGTGTTCCAGTCTCTGCCTTGTTGGCCACCGGTTTGGTGCACCACCATCTCGTCCGAAACAAGTGGAGGTCGCTTGCCGCCCTGGCGGTTGAAACCGCTGAGGCTCGCGAGGTCCATCACCACTGTGTTCTGCTAGGGTATGGTGCCGATGCCATCAACCCTTACCTGGCTCTGGAATGTATTCTCAAGATGAACCGGGAAAAGTTGATCCGCAAGGATATCCCTGATGAGAAGGTTGTCCAGAACTACAAGTCATCCTGTGATGGTGGTATACTCAAGGTCATGAGTAAGATGGGTATCTCTACTCTCCAGTCCTACAAGGGTGCCCAGATTTTTGAAGCTCTTGGTGTCGACGACAGCGTTATCGATCGCTGCTTCTCCGGCACTGCCAGTCGCATCCGTGGTATCACATTTGATCTGATTGCCCAGGATGCTTTCGCCTTCCACGAGCGTGGTTACCCTTCGCGTCCAATTGTCGAAGTTCCCGGTCTGCCTGAATCCGGCGAGTACCACTGGCGTGATGGAGGAGAGGCCCATATCAACGATCCCACTAGCATTGCCAACGTGCAGGATGCCGTTCGCACCAAGAACGACAAGTCCTACGAAGCCTATGCCAAGTCCGCACATGAGCAGATCAAGAACTGTACTTTGCGTGGAATGCTGGACTTCGATTTCGATCAGCGTACCCCTATTCCTATTGACCAAGTCGAGCCTTGGACCGAAATTGTCCGCCGCTTCGTGACCGGCGCCATGTCCTACGGATCCATTTCCATGGAATCCCACTCTACAATTGCCATTGCCATGAACCGCTTGGGCGGCAAGTCCAACACTGGCGAGGGTGGTGAAGATGCCGAGCGCAGCAAAAGAATGGAGAACGGCGACACGATGCGGTCCGCCATCAAGCAGATCGCTTCTGGTCGATTCGGTGTGACATCCAACTACCTAGCCGATGCTGATGAATTGCAAATCAAGATGGCACAGGGTGCCAAGCCCGGTGAGGGTGGTGAATTACCCGGTCACAAGGTTGTCGGCCCCATTGCCCGCACTCGGTTCTCCACACCGGGAGTCGGTCTTATCTCCCCGCCCCCGCACCATGATATCTACTCCATTGAAGATCTCAAGCAGCTTATCTACGATCTCAAGTGCTCTAACCCCCGAGCTCGTGTCTCTGTCAAGCTCGTCTCTGAGGTTGGTGTTGGTATTGTCGCCTCTGGGGTGGCTAAGGCCAAAGCTGATCATATCTTGATATCTGGGCATGATGGTGGCACCGGTGCCTCGCGCTGGACCGGTATCAAGTATGCCGGTCTTCCTTGGGAATTGGGTCTTGCAGAGACCCATCAAACTTTGGTCTTGAACGATCTTCGTGGCCGTGTTGTGGTCCAAACTGATGGCCAAATCCGGACAGGCCGAGACCTTGCCATCGCCTGTCTGCTTGGGGCGGAAGAATATGGGTTTGCCACAACTCCTTTGATCGCATTAGGATGCATTATGATGAGG AAATGTCACCTGAATACCTGCCCTGTTGGTATTGCGACCCAGGATCCCGAACTGAGGCAAAAATTCAAGGGTACACCGGAGCATGTTATCAACTTCTTCTACTATGTCGCCAACGAAATGCGTGCTATCATGGCCAGGCTGGGTGTTCGTTCGGTTAACGAAATGGTCGGCCGTGCCGAGCTGCTGAAGGTCCGGGACGATATTCGTAATGTCAAGCAGGAACGCATTGACCTATCACTCATCCTGACCCCAGCTCACTCACTTCGCCCTGGAGTCGCCACATACAACGTTCGCAAGCAGGATCACCGCCTTCACACTCGCTTGGACAACAAGTTGATTGCTGAATCGGAGCTCGCTCTTGAGAAGGGTCTACCCTGTCGAATTGAATGTGATGTCGTTAACACCGACCGTGCTCTCGGTGCTACTCTCTCCTATCAGATCAGCAGACGTTATGGCGAAGCTGGTCTTCCTCAGGATACCATCCACGCGAACATAAAGGGCTCTGCTGGTCAGTCTTTTGGTGCCTTCCTCGCCCCTGGTGTTACCCTTGAGCTTGAAGGTGATGCCAATGATTATGTCGGCAAGGGTCTCTCTGGCGGCCGTCTCATTGTCTACCCCCCGCGCGGAGCTGCTTTCAAGGCCGAAGAAAATGTCATTGTCGGTAACACCTGTCTTTACGGTGCCACCCGCGGAACTTGCTACTTCCGTGGCATGGCCGCTGAGCGTTTTGCTGTCCGTAACTCTGGTGCCACTGTCGTTGTCGAGGGTGTTGGTGACCACGGATGTGAGTACATGACTGGTGGTCGTGTACTCAACCTCGGACCCACTGGCCGCAACTTCGCTGCTGGTATGTCTGGTGGTATTGCCTACGTTCTGGATAAGAACCAGGACTTCCATTCCAAGGTCAACTTGGAGATGGTTGAGATCTCCAGTATCGAAGACCCATCGGAGATTGCGTTTGTTCGCGGTTTGGTtgaagatcaccaccattACACTGGCTCTGAGTTGGCTGCTCGCATCCTGCTCGACTTTACCCGTGCTCTCCCCCATTTCGTCAAGGTTCTGCCAACCGACTACAAGCGCGTTATGGAGGAAGAGGCTGCCAAGGCGGAGGCTGCGAAGAAGGCCGAATTCGCTCTTCCTCGGCTCCCTAGCACCCCAGTCAGAACCGAGAAGGCCAAGGTCGATGACTCCAAGAAGACTGACTTACTGGATATCGAAGACAGCATTAGCGATTCGAAGACTGAGAAAAAGCGATCCGCATTGATCTTGGACAAAACGAGAGGTTTCATGAAGTACAGCCGCCGCAGTGAGAAGTATCGCAACGCGACAACCCGTACTCGCGACTGGGGCGAGATCTCCCACCGCCTCAGCGAGGACGAGCTCAAATACCAGTCTGCTCGCTGTATGGACTGTGGTGTTCCATTCTGCCAGTCCGACACTGGTTGCCCTATTTCCAACATTATCCCCAAGTGGAACGAGTTGGTTTTCCAGTGTCAGTGGCAGGAAGCTTTGAACCGTCTACTCATGACCAATAACTTCCCCGAGTTCACCGGTCGTGTCTGCCCTGCACCCTGCGAAGGCTCCTGTGTTCTAGGCATCAATGAAGACCCCGTCGGTATCAAATCCATCGAGTGCGCAATCATTGATCGTGGATTCGAGATGGGCTGGATGGTTCCCCGCCCCCCTAAGACCCGCTCTGGCAAGACCATTGCTATCATAGGTTCTGGGCCTGCTGGCTTGGCTGCTGCTGATCAGCTTAACCGCGCCGGTCACAGTGTCACCGTTTATGAGCGTGCCGACCGAATGGGTGGTCTTCTCATGTATGGTATCCCCAACATGAAGCTTGACAAGAAGGTTGTCCAGCGCCGTATCGACCTCATGGCCGCTGAAGGTATCAAGTTCGTTGCAAGCACTGCTGTTGGCCCTGACTGCGAGGTTTCTCTGCAGTCTCTCCGTGCCACAAATGATGCTGTCATTGTTGCCACCGGTGCCACCGTTGCGCGTGACCTCAAGGTTGCTGGTCGTGAATTGGATGGCGTGCACTTTGCAATGCAGTTCTTGCATAAGAACACCAAGTCCCTCCTCGACTCTGGTCTCGCGGATGGCGAATATATCTCCGCCAAGGACAAGCACgttgttgtcattggtggtGGGGATACCGGCAACGACTGTATTGGTACCTCTGTCCGCCATGGGGCCAAGTCGGTGACCAACTTCGAGTTGTTGCCCCAGCCTCCCCCAGAGCGTGCCCGTGATAATCCCTGGCCCCAGTGGCCCCGCATCTACCGTGTCGACTACGGTCACACTGAAGTCAAAACGCACATGGGCAAGGACCCACGTGAGTACTGTGTCATGTCGACTGAGTTCGTTGACGATGGCAACAACTGCGTCAAAGGCATCAACACTGTCCGTGTTGAGTGGACCAAGAGCACTACCGGCGGCTGGGACATGAAGACCGTCGAGGGCAGCGAGCAATTCTTCCCCGCCGACCTTGTCCTCCTCTCTATGGGATTCTTGGGCCCCGAGGATCGTGTTCTTGGTGAAGAGATTGAGCTTGATCCTCGCAAGAACATCAAGACTCCTCCCGGCCACTACTCGACCAACATTCCCGGTGTCTATGCGGCAGGTGACTGTCGCCGTGGACAGTCTTTGATTGTCTG GGGCATCAATGAAGGTCGCCAGTGTGCTCGCGAGGTGGATACTTTCCTCAGCGGAACCAGCTCCCAGCTTCCAGTCACCGGCGGTATTGTCCGTCGTCCTGCCATCGACTCTGTCCCCCAGCCCTCTAAGGTTGCTGCTTAG